In the Tachyglossus aculeatus isolate mTacAcu1 chromosome 6, mTacAcu1.pri, whole genome shotgun sequence genome, AGTACTGAATTACACCACTCCTCTTTGGTgaaaatacagcgtggctcagtggaaagagcacgggctttggagtcagaggtcatgggttcaaatgccaactccaccacttgtcagctgtgtgactttgggtacctcacttaccttttctgtgcctcagttacctcatctgtaaaagggggattaagactgtgagtcccacgtgggacaacatgatcaccttgttacctccccagtgcttagaacggtgctttgcacatagtaagcacttaataaaagccattattattattccacttttTCAGGTTTCAGTTGGAAAAGTTATTTGGAAGCAAAATGCCTCAAGGTGGCAGTGCTCTATTGCTTTTGTGATTTGGATTTGccctttttatgctatttgttaggtgcttagtaataataacaattgcggtttttgctaagcgctttctatgtgccaggcattgtactgagcactggggtagatacaaggtaattgggttggacaccatccctgtcccacacagggctcccggtcttaatccccattttccagaggaggtaactgaggcacagagaagtgacttgctctaggtcacatagcagacgagtggcggagccaggattagtactttggtccttctgacttccagcctcgtGCTTCACCAGTTagttcaccctgcttctcactgtactaagcactggggtagagaaaactagtcaggttggacacagtacagtgctctgcacacagtaagtgctcaataaatatgattgactgacctccctccaggccccagcAACCGCTAAACCTCTGAGAATAGGGAGGGCAGAATTGAAGCCACAGAACACTCTTCGAGAAGCATTGTACCGGAGAACTATTGTGTGATCCATAAAATGCAAATTTTCTGAGCTTCATTCTTGTCCTCCAAAGTCTTTCTCTGGCCCCCAAAATTGTGCTAGAGGTTTTCCTTCTGTAACACTCAATCAAGGGTGCTCTgcccaatcaataccattgattgactggtagcatttattgagcacgtattacTTCTGTATGGAAGTGGCGGGAGCGGGTCTGcctactttgttgtactgtactcttccaagagcttagtatagtgcttagcacataataataacaataataatgatggtatttgttaagcgcctactatgtgcaaagcactgttctaagtgctggggaggttacaaggtgatcagtttgtcctgcgtggggctcacagtcttaatccccattttacagatgagggaactgaggcacagagaagttaagtgacttgcccaaagtcacacagctgacaattggcggagccgggatttgaacccatgacctctgactccaaagcccgtgctctttctgctgagccatgctgtttctctgagaaagcgctcactaaataccattggtgatggtgatgatgatgatgaaatgacatTTTCAGACATTCTTTAGGTCCTCTGAGCGCTCAGGTGTGCAATTTCAAATTCTTGTACATTCAAAATGGTTTAGTGCAGAGCCCCACAGTCTCATTCAAGGCAATAATTATACTACATGTGGTCATCTTTcagaagaataaataataatgataataataatgatacttgttaatcagttactatgagccaagcactgtgataggcactggagaagatgcaatataatcagatcagacatcctctctgtcccacaaggggcttattatttaaggggtgggagaacagcaatttaatccccattttacagatgaggaaactgaagtacagagaagtcaaatgacttacccaagttcacagttggagagaggtggagccaggattagaatccaggcctctgcctcccagggacatgctctttccactaggctacacttccTCATGGATGTTTTTTTctgccctaacaataataatggtatttattaagtgcttactatgtgccaagcactgttctatgtgccctAAGGACAGGCCTGAGTTCAGACTGGCATCTTCAGGCTTCAGGCCTAGCGGAAGATCGAGAGAGCCATAGTATTATCCACCTTATCAtatagtagactgtaagatcattgtgggcagggaacctgtctaccaactccgttatattgtattctcccaagtgcttaggacagtgctcggtactcagtaagcactcaataaatatgattagtttccctaccaatcattcaatcaatctggaacactctccctcttcatatctgatagacaactactcttcccacctttaaagccctattaGAGGCACAtcacctctaagaggccttccttgattaagccctcattttctcttctcccattcccttctgtgtcacccttgcacttggatttgctccctttattcacccttccattagccccacagcactgacatatatatctctaatttaatTATATAAattcctatctccccctctagattgcaagcttgtgggcagggaacacgtctaccaactcagttgtattgtcctctcccagtgcttagtacagtgttctgcacaacagtaagcactcaataaatgattgattgataccccaggCCTATAAGTGCTTCATCCAAATTCTTGAAATGCTCCATCAGTGTTACTTATATGTCTTACTTGACAAGTGGTGAGACAGCATCGTAAATGTGAAGTCCTAGAATGAAGTCTGCGTTGAAGTTAtccttataataagaataatgatgatggcatttattcagtgcttactatgtccaaagcactgttctaagcactggggaggttacaaggtgaccagtttatccaacggggggctcacagtcttaatccccattttacagatgagggaactgaggcacagagaagttaagtgacgtgcccaaagtcacacagctgacagtcggcagaggcgggatttgaacacatgacctctgactccaaagcccgtgctctttccactgagccacgctgcttatgtgaACATAGCTCTGCATGATGGAACACGTGAGGGGAATAATTAACAGTAGATAGCCAGACAGCTGTGGTGTCCTGAACTGAAATGGGTGACTgaaattttctgtacctcagtttcctcatttgcaagatggggattaaattttcattctccctctcctctagactgtgaaccccatgtaggacagggactgtgctggacctgattaacttgtatttacactagtgcttagcacagtgtttggcacatagtacatgcttaacagattccattataataataataattattattatcattattaaggaggaCAGCAGAAGTGCTTTAAAGGTTCAGAAAAGTGCAATTTTAAACAATGCAGCACCACAGTTAATACTGGAATGCAAGTTCACCTTCTAACTTATAGACGCAGCTTGGCATaatgaaaagagcgtgggcctggagtcaaaagggtctaggttctaattttggctctgccatttgtctgctgtgtgagcttgggcaagtcacttaacttctctgggcctcaattacctcatctgtaaaatggagattaagactgtgagtcccatgtgggacagggactaggtccaatctgatttgcttgtatccaccccagtacttagaacagtgcttggcacatagtaagcacttgacaaataccaaaattattattattattaactgtacctTGCTTATATTGCTCCCCTTGTTTGGAACTTCCATTTCCTTCCAAAACTATTGGGCCAtacctctccccattttcaaagcccttccaaaatcccaactcttccaagaAATCTTCCCAATTAAATTTCAACATTCTTTGTGGTGTCAAACCGCTAatctgtgtggtctagtggagagagcctgggaatgggagccaggggaccctggttcaaatcccagctcggccacttacttgctgtgagaCCCAGATatgtcgcttaacctctctgggcctcagtttgctcatatataaaatggggataagattggagaagcagtgtgggtcagtggaaagagcctgggctttggagtcagaggtcatgggttcaaatcctggctctgccaattgtcagctgtgtgacttcgggcaagtcacttaacttctctgtgcctcagttacctcatctgcaaaatggggattaagactgtgagcaccctgtgggacaacctgatcaccttgtaacctccccagtgcttagaacagtgctttgcacatagtaagcgcttaataaatgccattattattattatttatttatagactgtgagccctaaatggttgaggaactgtgtccaatctgataacctcatatctaccccagcacatgcacgcatgcacacacacagacacacaaactcaTTCACACCATACAATTGAACTACAGTACAATGATTTATTGAGTTATTTCATCCTCACACACACCCATGGCATAttcgtgggaagcagtgtggcctaatggaaagaacccgggcctgagttctaatcccagtctgccacatgtctgctgtgtgaccttgggcaagccacttaatttctctgtgcctcggttacatcatctgtaaaatggggattaagactgtgagccccatgtgggacagggactgtgtccaacctgattacattgtatctactgtagcacttagaacagtgcttgtcacatagtaattgcttagcaaataccacaattattattattcctattattaataCTCAGTTTGGgcatagttcttgtcccatatggggctcacaatctttatctccattttgcatataaggtaactgaggcacagagaagttaagtgacttgtccaagatcgcacagcagacaagtggtggagctgggatttagactTCAGGGGATTTTATTTCATCTCTAAATTCTCAAGCACATTAAGAAAtgttactaataacaataacctTCAGTAAGCATTATTAAGGAACAGTGACATAAGATGATGAACTTTTGTCAAATAAAGCTCGTGGGAAAAATTTCGACGGTGGACTTAAAAGTGGATTTGTGAGGAACTTTTATGGGCAGTCATAATAAAAATTCTTTGGAGGGACATGTGGTTGGATTTCTATTTTCTGCtttcagtgcagaacactgtgacaGTGCAGAACAACTTCCTCACTGCTGACATATTTCATATAAATTTATCCAAACTGTCTTCCTTCTTTTGCGAATGAGCAGCTCTCATCCACAATGATTTTAAATCCAAAACTAAAGCTCAGATGGCCAGCTCTCAAGGTAATGAGGTGGGATGTGTTAGCGCTCAGCTTTTAGTGGCCTGGTAATGTAAAAATGTTATTTTTCAAACTAGAAAAGATTCCTAGGCATAGCATGGCAACAGGTCTGGGCAACACTCAAAACCACGGGCTCGTGGTCTTATGCATCATTAGCCATTCTTGAATTGAAGTAGTGAATTGAAAATATAAGAGAGATTGACATGCTGATCAATTTACAGTAATTTAATTGCTCTTATAATTCAGAACCTTAGAAATATGCTacatataaatagaattgatagaacTCTATTCACCCAAATTCACCCAGATTTTTACTCTGAGTGAACTTGGTAGAACAAGAGAAGTATTTATACAAAcagatttaatgtctgtctgaacGATTAGTGTTTTCTAAGAATTGTTTTTCTGCAATGTATATGAACTATCCTATGCATGGTAGAGTTACATTTCCATTGACCAGTTCATCCAGGTTACATTTCACATTTATATTATGGTAGTCTTAAAAGTTAGCACTGATCTGGGACATGAAAGAAGAAACAAGCACAAAGGAAATCAGGCTCAGAGCATGTAAAAATGCTTTTATTACTACTTAATAACTAATACCATATTTGCTCAGGTTTTAGCTCACTGACCTCAGATACACACTCGTGTGCGAGTACATGCACATACAGAACTCTCTAGACCAAAAGCTTGTtgtggaagggaatgtgcctatcaaatgttgtattgtactctcccaagtgatcagtacagaCCTCTGTACAAAGTAAACCCTCGataactaataataaataataataataataatggcatttattaagtgctttctttgtgcaaagcactgttctaagcgctggggaggttacaaggtgatcaggttgtcccatggggggctcacagtccccattttacagatgaagtaactgaggcccagagaagttaagtgacttgcccaaagtcacatagctgacaagagatggagccaggatttgaacccatgacctctgactccaaagcccgtgctctttccactgagccacgctgcttctctaaatacccaTGATTGATTTGGGACCCTGTCTAGTATGAAAAGAGTTGACTATTTTGCAGAATAAAAATATTAGTAAtcctgaagattttttttttttttgatctggAATCTCTATGAGACTGGTTTATGTCATTCTCCTTTCAAATTCCGTGGTCACAAAGAAAAGAGGGAATAGAAAATACAGTAAGAGATAAAGGAAAAAACCCTTAGGCACACTGGTAGAATTAACATTGCTGTTGGAACCTGCACTTGAGAGTTACCTAGCATTTGAGAAGTACAGAGaccctgatttttttaaaaatgatatttgttaagtgcttattatgtgccaggcaactcagctaagcacttgggatgatacaagctaatcaggttggacacagtccatgtctcatacgAGGCTCACaatattctcattttatagatgaggtaacaggcacagagaaattaagtgacttgcccaagatagcaCAGCAAAGAcagggtagggattagaactcagatccttccgactTTCAGGCTtgtactgtttcattcattcattcaattgtatttactgagcacttactgtgtgaaaaacaatgtaccaagtgcctgggagagtacaatgtaacaataaactgacatattccctgctcacagtgagcttacagtctagagactctatccactaggtcactttgcttctctggatttTCCAATAAGGGTCAGATTTCCaataggaaagaaagaaggattgGAATAACTGGACTCTGGGTGAATTTGCCCAGGTCTCACCACATATAGATTTCAACCTGCACTGAGCGGGGGTTTTAGCAAGCAACATCTAGTTGTCCAGAAGTTTCCGATGGCCCCCTTCACCTGCTGATTCCTCAGTGTGTAAATGAGCGGGTTCAGCATCGGAATCACCACGCTGAACATGACGCTCATTGTTTTGCTCACATCCAGGGCATTCCCGGTTGTCTGTCGTCCATACACGAAGTTCAGGGTCCCATAGTAGAGGACCACCACGGTAAGGTGGGAGGCACAAGTGGAGAAggttttcctcctgctttctgcAGAGTGGATCTttaggatggtgatgatgatgaggatgtagGACCCAAGAGTTAAGCAGAAGGAGGTGATCCTCAATGTCCCTCCCACCAGGAATATTTCCAGTTGGTTGTCCCGTGTGCTGCTGCAAGCCAACTTCAAGAGCTCCCGAATGTCGCAGAAGAAATGGTCGATTTCATTGGGCCCACAGAATACCAACCTGACAGTAAAGGAGATGTGTGATGTGGCATTGAAGATTCCCGTTCCCCAGGCAGCTGCTGCCAACAGAAGGAGACGTCTGTTATCCATAAGGACAGGGTAGCGCAGTGGCTTGCAGACAGCCAGATACCGATCGTAAGCCATGGCTGTCAGCAAAAAACATTCGGTGCcagcaaatactatgaaaaaatataattgggaaatacaagctgagTAGGAAATGGTTTTGAACTGGGACAGGAGGTTTAGCAGCATCCTCGGGACCGTCACTGAAGTGTAGCACACATCTAGGAAGGACAGATTGCtgagaaaaaaatacatgggCGTGCGGAGTCTTGAATCAAGGCAGGTAACGACCACAATCGTGACGTTGCCCAACACTGTCAGGAAGTAGATCACCAGGAACAACAGGAAGAGAACGGGCTGCAGTTGCGGATCGTCTGTTAAACCCAGGATGAGAAATTCTGTCACTAATGTCTGATTCTCACTTTCCATTTCTCCAGATCTGCTTCCTCCTGCCAGAGCAGAAACAGGAAGATATATGAGTGCCAGACTGATCTGGGAAGGAAGGCGCAGATAATTCTAGAGCTATGACCCCAATCTGGAAGGCAGGTAGCTTGCGGCCAAAGATTTTGCTGCACTTTTCAGAGTCTGACCACTTTACGGATGTCTCAACTGAGGAATGAAAGGTCAAAGTCACACTGGCGAGaggtatatgtctaccaactctgtcgtattatactctcccaagagtttagtacagtgccctgcacactgtaagtgttcaataaatacgactgaatgcagaATCCACATATGGAAAATGGTCAAGCCTATTTTACATATTATTAAGCTGTTCCTCCACTGCTCTCTGTCTTAAGAATCTTGAGGTCTTGGAATTCCTTCCTTACTAGAAAACAAGATTACATTAGGCTCATTCCTGTTTGAATGTCAGTGATCCCAAGGCATGGAATATTCTCCACGAAGGATTCCTCTCGGAAGAGATTCTTCCTTTCGGGCAGTGTCTGCCCTATCAACCGGGACTCAGAGAGGGTATCCCTGATTGCTCATTTTCTCAGCTCATGAACGCGTGCActatatccactagactgtaagctcactgagggtagggattgtgtttatcaaCTAATACATTATCAAGGATATCAGATATGAGATTCCCGGATAGGATCCCACCTGATTCAAGCTTTGCTGCTGATGAATGAAAGATAAATGAAGAAATAGTGTTAAACTACAACCCAGTAGGACCCAGTCGAGAAAATATGGAACCTGAATTCCCTTTCTGGTAGATTGCATTGTAAGTTTGGCTAAGTGTCTTCAatctccttccctgactataaAGTGAGATTCACCATCCCTCCACATCTAATCCCCACCTTTCTATTCTCTCccaacacttcgtacagtgctctacacacagtaagtgcttaataaatgctattactactactactttcattcaatcattcaattcatttaatagtatttactgagagtttactgtatgcagagcactgtattaagcacttgggagagtacaatacagcaataaacacgttgcctgcccacaaagagcttacagtctggagacggggagacagacatcaatgtgaataaataaattacagataggtgcatgagtgctgtggggttgggtggggggaagaacaaagggagcaagtgatgcagaagggagtgggagaagaggaaggggggggtttagtctgggaacgtctcttggaggagatatgccttcaataacgctttgaaggagaggacagcaataataataataataataataataataatggcatttgttaagcacttactatgtgtgaagcactgttttaagcactgaggtggatacaagactagtatcctgtcggatttgaggagggagggtgttccagagatCGAGACTCAGTGagaaggtgtgtgggctgggttctccctacctcttggTATGCAAAAGTTTAGGAGACCATGTCAACCACTGGTTTTCCATTCTCCAAACCAAGAGGCTAATTAACACGAAATGGGGGAGAAGATAGCACTGTCTTCAGACACCTAACATAACTTGTTAACTGTTAAATTCATTTTGGTGTTGCCAAAACAGTGGAGCAGAGGTTCCCAATCTGGGTGCTGTGTCATTGCTGTGCTATTTATGAACTTCCCTGGTGCCCCCAAGAATTCTGGGCTTTACTATATTTGATTTCTATGGAGAAAGCGGGAAGGGAATTGAGTTTGCTGCGGGGTTGGCCATGACCTAAACTAAAAATGTTAGGGAATTTCCATGATGGAAAATGCATTATTGTCATCCAGAACCACAGTGCAGTTAAACATTGCT is a window encoding:
- the LOC119929504 gene encoding olfactory receptor 1009-like; translation: MESENQTLVTEFLILGLTDDPQLQPVLFLLFLVIYFLTVLGNVTIVVVTCLDSRLRTPMYFFLSNLSFLDVCYTSVTVPRMLLNLLSQFKTISYSACISQLYFFIVFAGTECFLLTAMAYDRYLAVCKPLRYPVLMDNRRLLLLAAAAWGTGIFNATSHISFTVRLVFCGPNEIDHFFCDIRELLKLACSSTRDNQLEIFLVGGTLRITSFCLTLGSYILIIITILKIHSAESRRKTFSTCASHLTVVVLYYGTLNFVYGRQTTGNALDVSKTMSVMFSVVIPMLNPLIYTLRNQQVKGAIGNFWTTRCCLLKPPLSAG